GCCCTCTATCTATGGCGCTGCCTGCCGCCGCATGATTAACCAGATGGTCTACAAGCTGCTGGCAGACAACCCCGTCATTGAAGGTAAGACCCTCTTCCATGCAGGCCATGGCAATCTGCAGAGCGCAGCCCTCACCGTGGCAGGCCTGGGCACCATCAAGGCAGCTATGGCCAAGCAGAAGAATATCGGCGGCAAGGAATTCCTGAATATCCAGCCTGCCTATATCCTTGTGCCCGTGGAGCTGGAAGTTACGGCGGCCCAGCTGATTCATTCCGTAGTGGATCCCAGCAAGAACAACGCCACCGTGAACCCCTTCGCCAACAAGCTGTCTGTGGTTGCTGACCCTGAGCTGGCTACGGCAAATGAATTCTACCTTGTGGCAGCTCCAGGCCTCATTCCCACCGTGGAAGTCACCAGCCTGAACGGCAATGAGACCCCCACCATGGAGAGCGCCGTGCAGTTTGACACCCTGGGCATTAAGTGGCGTATTTACCACGATGTGGGCGTGAACCTGCTTGACTATCGCGGAATCCAGAAGAGCGTTATCAGCTAAGGAACAGGAGGAAGAAAACATGGCAAAAGCAATTTACACGCAGAAAGGCGATAATATCGACTTCACTGCATCTTCTGATGTGGGCTACATGGACGTTGTGCCTCTGGAAGACAGGGTGGGCGTAGCCCTTGAGGATATCCCTGCCGGGAAGACCGGCACCATCACCTTGACGGGCACCTTTAAGATGCCTGCCGGGGCCGGCGAAATCAAGCAGGGCGAGAAGGTGTACTGGGATGGCACTAACGAGGTGGTCACCGCCACGTCTTCCAGCAATACCTTTGTTGGCTACAGCGTCATTGCCAAGCCTGCCACTGCCGACACTGTCAGCACTGCCTACACCAGCGTCAGGCTGGGGTGATGTCTTTCAAGGATATGGTGGCGGCAGATATTTCTGCCGTCTTCCTCAACCCGGACGAATTCGGGGAGACCCACACCCTTGAAGGCAAGGAATGTATTTGTGTAGTCTCTGGGGACTTGACCGGGGACAGGAAGGCAAATGTCCAGGGCGGAAAACGCACCCCGGAGGGCCTTCATGGCGATTATGTCACTGTCTGCGTGAAAACCTCAGACCTTAGCAAAATTCCTGCAGAGGGCACCCCGTTCCGCATGGATGGCAAGCGCTATGTGGTGGATAAATGCACCGAAGATATGGGCATGCTGACCATCGAACTGGGGGCCTATCGCATGAGAGGCGGCGCATTTGCATGATTGAAATAGATGCCAGCGAAATCGCAAAGGCTCAAGAACTATTGCGGGGGCTGCCGGGGGCGGCTCAGAAGGCGGCTAATACGGCAA
This genomic interval from Selenomonas sp. AB3002 contains the following:
- a CDS encoding DUF2190 family protein, whose product is MAKAIYTQKGDNIDFTASSDVGYMDVVPLEDRVGVALEDIPAGKTGTITLTGTFKMPAGAGEIKQGEKVYWDGTNEVVTATSSSNTFVGYSVIAKPATADTVSTAYTSVRLG